One region of Cydia pomonella isolate Wapato2018A chromosome 9, ilCydPomo1, whole genome shotgun sequence genomic DNA includes:
- the LOC133521166 gene encoding CD63 antigen-like, with amino-acid sequence MVAQNNLEVGMKCIKYMLFCVTAIFVITSALIISVGTTIYAIYHDVSFFLDPHFFSPATLVIVIGVMMLFISMFGCVGAWRESTCLVNIFAVILSLVFILEVSAAIAAYSLRSQVIDMLDDRLRIAMPYYYENQEVTDAFDFIQNRLNCCGVDTYFDWHTVQPPQGVNGIVVSNITVPNSCCAESHYSVVEDVTVAECTKLFANGCLPRVIYLVYQSAGLLGAGAMTIAFIQLIGIVFSFSLASAIRKAKTERERRRQEIQSSVINSHTSLNPDGEKIKPIVYVPFYGQTETASA; translated from the exons ATCACATCAGCCCTCATAATCTCTGTGGGCACGACGATCTACGCGATCTACCATGACGTGTCCTTTTTCCTGGACCCTCACTTCTTCTCGCCAGCCACGCTTGTCATCGTCATTGGGGTCATGATGCTGTTCATCTCCATGTTTGGGTGTGTTGGGGCGTGGAGGGAGAGTACGTGCTTGGTTAACATT TTCGCAGTAATCCTGAGCTTGGTGTTCATCCTGGAGGTCTCAGCGGCCATCGCAGCCTACAGCCTCCGCTCTCAAGTCATCGACATGTTGGATGACCGCTTGCGCATCGCCATGCCTTACTATTACGAGAACCAGGAGGTCACGGATGCTTTCGATTTCATTCAGAACAGG TTGAACTGCTGCGGCGTCGATACTTATTTCGACTGGCATACGGTGCAACCACCACAAGGCGTCAACGGCATCGTCGTCTCCAACATCACCGTGCCTAACTCCTGCTGCGCTGAGTCCCACTACTCTGTGGTTGAAGATGTCACTGTAGCCGAGTGCACTAAGCTGTTTGCCAATGGCTGCCTGCCGAGGGTTATATATCTAGTGTATCAGAGCGCTGGACTGTTGGGTGCTGGCGCTATGACCATTGCCTTTATTCAG TTGATTGGCATCGTGTTTTCGTTCTCACTGGCCAGCGCAATCCGCAAAGCTAAGACCGAACGTGAACGCAGACGTCAAGAGATCCAGAGCAGCGTCATCAACTCCCACACCTCACTCAACCCTGATGGAGAAAAAATTAAACCTATTGTCTATGTCCCTTTCTACGGACAGACGGAGACTGCATCAGCa